The genomic interval ggaggcagtttttggagtgaagaaggagaaagagggagagataacgGTCATATTGACAGAGGAGTCAGGAGATCTGATTACCaccagtaagtactgtcttaaaaacgggCTCTAACTCTCTAAAGGTTTTGAATGAATGTGTGGTTTTTAATCAGCATGCTACTGAAATTCTATACTTGAAAATGTTCTTCTGTACTATAGGAATTAATGTGATAATATAATGttaaagccctgaatgctgattggtatttttactgctctaattacgttgtaATTGCAATAATCCAccccaggggtttgtgatatatggccaatataccacggctaagggctgtatccaggcactctgcgttgcgtcgtgcttaaggacagtctttaaccatgctatattggccatataccacacttccTCGGGTCTTATTGCTTAACTGTAACATGTGTATACCATCAGAGTCCCCCCCACACCACAAAATCACAACTTAATTGTCTCACAGAATGGCAAACAACcatctctgttcagcctataaacatgacattatctattattatagagctctgttcagcctataaacatgacatgatctattattatagagctctgttcagcctgtaaacatgacattatctattattatagagctctgctcagcctataaacatgacattatctattattatagagctctgttcagcctgtaaacatgacattatctattattatagagctctgctcagcctgtaaccatgacattatctattattatagagctctgctcagcctataaacatgacattatctattattatagagctctgctcagcctataaacatgacattatctattattatagagctctgttcagcctataaacatgacattatctattattaaagagctctgctcagcctataaacatgacattcccTGAGAAATTAGATTTGGAGCTctacatcatttgtttttaaatctcACCGTCACCAAGTTTATTTTTAATGATGTAATGTTGTGAAGACTGACCTCAGGTTATTGAGGGATCTAGTCTAGATTAAACCTCATAGGAAGACAATTTTATTTAATGCAGGCTTCATTCAGGTCTCTGTTTAActaaataatctgtttgtcttttggcaggagagagaccagactctgACAGCGGGAAGAGTTCCTCAGAGGAAACAGACCCAGAGATGCCTAACcaacaccactgctcccactgtggaaagagttttaggtggttagggagcctgaaaatgcatgagagaatacatacaggagaaAAACCGTACCACTGTTCCTACTGTGGAAAGAATTTTACTCAGTTAGGGGCCCTGGTTGggcatgagagaacacacactggagagaagccttatcactgttctcactgtggaaagagttttaggtggtcagggagtctgaaaaagcatgagagaaaacacacaggagaaaagcctttccaacatactaatacacaggaggagaagacataccactgctctcattgtgaaaagacattttcccagtcagaggacctgaaagcacatgagagaatagagaggctgTGTTCTGACTTGTGTTTCTGACAGagaatttgtgtttttgtttggacTGTCAGACTTGAGTTTACTTTTTGTAATGTTAATTAATCGATTAATCCATTGTTTGAAAGGGTTAAAAACACACTGAAAACATCCTAAATACATACTATATACCGCTGCAATCTACAACGTCATGTAAAAACAAGATGTCATGGAGGTTAAATAAAGTCTGCTTTATCAATGTAACATATTGTGACCCGTCATGGAGGTTAAATAAAGTCTGCTTTATCAATGGAACATATTGTGACCCGTCATGGAGGTTAAATAAAGTCTGCTTTATCAATGGAACATATTGTGACCCGTCATGGAGGTTAAATAAAGTCTGCTTTATCAATGTAACATATTGTGACCCGTCCACTGTGGGGCGCTGTAGAGTCATAATATCCATAACAAATacaggtcaaacagggaaatggttcacaTCGTTTTTCCACTATTCATTTTCACCACAGGGCTGTGTTTTGTTTAGGCTcaccctggtgtgacgttttgataaccatgtaaatctctctaggacaaggtgactgagGGTGAATGTACACTAGATAAATGGCGGTAAATTGCTGTGTGCCGCTTAGGTCGCCCGTTGTGACTCCGTCAAGAATTCAGcagagcaagtttgtatgaaggtctggttattaaatgggttcatagttcaatagtaatatcctctaaaacgctctggggacaaactttgctgccctgtttccagttgtccacatggctgggagaacctattcaagtaagtaaatagatttggaaaatgttaaaaaaaacgatgtattattagctaactagctacagtgcaggctaactctaatgagctgctaaatgagctagctagttggctagctagctatctaaccaacttcaaatactgtatagatagctaagtgaattaaatatcaccagctgtctaacttcatattagctagctatctatttaTCACTGTAAtaaacaaactccaaatgcatttgtaggtagctagctaacagccatggaggagggtgaaaggatagcagccccaactgtcagtgagagaggaggctattctggatagggaaggtacttttgtgtagttcctgtccctagaagtgaggacagagataatagtaacataatattcagtgtggtgtaatttgactataatgaagtgtgtttcttgtgaggttttctgtcctcagataaagagcgctatgaaagccagtctacatatgaagaggtcccaatgaggagcagtggttctcaatcctggggactcaaagaggcacattgttgtttttgcctcagcactgcaccgctgattcaaatgatcaactcatcatcaagcttcaagtggtatttatgtattcatttgtgatgccatccttgatatgatcctgttattgtcacatgctacacatgtacatatgtgtgcccatgcatatatcaatccaatgttatcatgatttgttatcagggatattatactttagtaatccacaatgacctgttgatgtaacagtctaataattacattgtcttccatattcctacagatgccttgtaactggagattccttcaaaacgattgcctacagttaccgtgtagggcactgcaaggttgggtgaccagggtcat from Salvelinus alpinus chromosome 2, SLU_Salpinus.1, whole genome shotgun sequence carries:
- the LOC139549743 gene encoding gastrula zinc finger protein XlCGF17.1-like isoform X1, translated to MSSLNFSPLVEEEEVCWTEKGGLWLNVVVKEEEEEEDVTVKQEVEDEAVKVKEEEKDVSVKEEEDAFRVKEEEEVTLKEEEEEEKEEEAVFGVKKEKEGEITVILTEESGDLITTRERPDSDSGKSSSEETDPEMPNQHHCSHCGKSFRWLGSLKMHERIHTGEKPYHCSYCGKNFTQLGALVGHERTHTGEKPYHCSHCGKSFRWSGSLKKHERKHTGEKPFQHTNTQEEKTYHCSHCEKTFSQSEDLKAHERIERLCSDLCF